One window from the genome of Paraclostridium sordellii encodes:
- a CDS encoding CdaR family protein — protein MINKLKNNTKIKLISLLSALVLWLYVMTVEDPVETRTFSDIPITITNISMLEDRGLTIYPKEELLADIAIKGNLSSLRPINKNNIYIYGRLDDPKEGKNAIYLQANLPERVNKYDIKPTVITVDLEKVITQKRNIDIDIKGESKIDIDSIQKSIQSVNVTGPRTLVNKVSSVKAVLNVSEKEKDFSTKLKLIPIDKIGEEVQGVKLEDESVVTNVKFLQQKVVPIDIKLDNSDNSINLKDYKITPGEVTIQGKKEDLDKINSINTQAIKSEDLKGNDIEAKLDIPKGIKINDNVTSVKINIDKNITNEFLIPKSDIDIMSKQTDKEKNIDFTKAPDNIKVIITHSADLTHITKSDIQLYIDIDDTSQGEGKYIIKYKSKYNFKDVKIEPQFIEM, from the coding sequence ATGATAAATAAATTAAAAAATAATACTAAAATAAAGTTAATCTCTTTATTAAGTGCACTAGTCTTATGGTTATATGTAATGACAGTTGAAGATCCAGTAGAGACTAGAACGTTTAGTGATATTCCAATAACTATAACTAATATAAGTATGTTAGAGGATAGAGGATTAACTATATATCCAAAAGAAGAGTTACTAGCAGATATAGCTATAAAAGGAAATTTATCAAGTCTTAGACCGATAAATAAAAACAATATATATATATATGGAAGATTAGATGATCCTAAGGAAGGTAAAAATGCTATTTATTTACAAGCTAATTTACCAGAGCGTGTTAATAAATATGATATAAAGCCAACCGTTATAACTGTGGATCTTGAGAAGGTAATAACACAAAAAAGAAATATAGATATTGATATAAAAGGTGAATCTAAAATAGATATAGATAGCATACAAAAGAGCATTCAATCTGTAAATGTTACAGGACCAAGAACTCTTGTTAACAAAGTATCTTCTGTAAAAGCAGTGCTAAATGTATCTGAGAAAGAAAAAGATTTTTCTACAAAATTGAAATTAATTCCGATTGATAAAATCGGTGAAGAAGTTCAAGGAGTTAAGTTAGAGGATGAGTCTGTAGTTACTAATGTTAAATTTTTACAACAAAAAGTAGTACCTATAGATATAAAACTAGATAATAGTGATAACTCAATTAATTTAAAAGATTATAAGATAACTCCTGGGGAAGTAACTATACAAGGTAAAAAAGAAGATTTAGATAAAATAAATTCTATAAATACTCAAGCAATTAAATCTGAAGATTTAAAAGGAAATGATATAGAGGCTAAATTAGACATACCTAAAGGAATAAAAATAAATGATAATGTAACTTCAGTGAAAATAAATATAGATAAAAATATAACAAATGAATTTCTTATACCGAAATCAGATATAGATATTATGTCTAAGCAAACTGATAAAGAAAAAAATATAGATTTTACTAAAGCACCAGATAATATAAAGGTTATAATCACGCATTCAGCAGATTTAACGCATATAACGAAGTCTGACATACAACTTTATATAGATATAGATGATACATCTCAAGGTGAAGGTAAATACATTATAAAATATAAAAGTAAATATAATTTTAAAGATGTTAAGATAGAACCTCAATTTATAGAGATGTAG
- the cdaA gene encoding diadenylate cyclase CdaA has product MFNINSFWEGFISLARNISIADVVDIAIVTYIFYKIYTFIKDTRAEQVLKGMLFLLVATKVSEIFNLHTLYWMLENTLTVGLIAVLIIFQPELRSGLEYIGRTKFSFLGKNNFNLSEDMLNKDIEEIVECLYSLSRQKIGALIIMERDTKIGEVINTGTIIDGDISRQLLINIFIPNTPLHDGAVVVRDGKIKAAACFLPLTESKDLSKDLGTRHRAAIGVSEISDCLSLIVSEETGAVSIAKSGKLYRNMTKERLTNILRSNLKSSNQNQEKGFFKGGIFR; this is encoded by the coding sequence GTGTTTAATATAAATTCTTTTTGGGAAGGTTTTATTAGTTTAGCTAGAAATATAAGCATAGCTGATGTAGTAGATATTGCAATAGTCACATATATCTTTTATAAAATATATACTTTTATAAAAGATACTAGAGCAGAACAAGTTTTGAAAGGTATGCTTTTTTTACTAGTAGCAACAAAAGTTAGTGAGATATTTAATTTACATACATTATATTGGATGTTAGAAAATACTTTAACAGTAGGGTTAATAGCAGTACTTATAATATTCCAACCAGAACTAAGATCAGGGCTTGAATATATAGGTAGAACCAAGTTTTCATTTTTAGGTAAGAATAATTTCAATTTATCAGAAGACATGTTAAATAAAGATATAGAAGAGATTGTAGAATGTTTATATTCATTATCAAGACAAAAAATAGGAGCTCTTATAATAATGGAGAGGGATACTAAAATAGGTGAAGTTATAAATACTGGAACTATAATTGATGGAGATATATCAAGGCAATTATTAATAAATATTTTCATTCCTAATACTCCATTACATGATGGTGCTGTAGTAGTAAGAGATGGAAAAATAAAGGCTGCAGCATGTTTCTTACCACTTACAGAGAGCAAAGATTTAAGCAAAGATTTAGGAACAAGACATAGAGCGGCTATAGGTGTAAGTGAAATCTCAGATTGCTTGTCACTTATAGTATCAGAGGAAACAGGAGCTGTTTCTATAGCTAAATCAGGTAAATTATATAGAAATATGACTAAAGAACGATTAACAAATATATTACGTAGCAATTTAAAATCTAGCAACCAAAATCAAGAAAAAGGTTTTTTCAAAGGTGGTATATTTAGATGA